Proteins from a genomic interval of Oceanispirochaeta crateris:
- a CDS encoding M81 family metallopeptidase, with protein sequence MKRILTASLHHESNTFNPIITGRDDFSILYGDELFASLNDSDSISGVVKTLQDEGYQIVPTVCARAVPNGVVSKELYQELKADILERAKKAASEGPIDALCLSLHGSMRIEEIGEAEGDLLEALRALFPDQPLFSSLDMHTTYSKRMHRHADGFVGYKCAPHTDCFETGAHAARMTIAALERGVNPVSAWVRIPFLVAGEKSETTTEPMKTLISALRDCEKQKGILAASYLMGFPWADTPESGVSVLVVTDNDQNLAATEAVRLAKLFWARRADFSFHTETYPEKEALDAVFNAVATGPTPIYLSDSGDNPTAGSSGDCTGLLKLLLDDVRTDQLSHPVIYGGIYDPQAVQNCKGKIGMGVDLKLGAAFDSRTTSPLHLKGTVKSFFTGWGVYKSDLVLYSVSGVDIVITSKHIGFVDPQMFRDLGVEPSTAEIVVCKLGYLTAPQRAVAKKSIMALSKGSSNEDLRTLPFKQIQRPLYPLDLGFEYNPSEFLIVE encoded by the coding sequence ATGAAACGAATTTTGACAGCTAGTCTGCATCATGAATCAAATACTTTTAACCCAATTATTACAGGACGGGATGACTTTTCCATACTGTATGGAGATGAACTGTTTGCCTCACTAAATGATAGTGACAGTATCAGCGGTGTTGTCAAAACACTACAGGATGAAGGCTATCAGATCGTTCCGACAGTCTGTGCCAGAGCCGTTCCCAACGGCGTTGTTTCCAAGGAACTCTATCAGGAGTTGAAAGCTGATATCCTGGAACGGGCAAAAAAAGCTGCATCTGAAGGTCCAATTGACGCCCTGTGCCTCTCTCTTCACGGTTCAATGAGGATCGAAGAGATCGGAGAGGCGGAGGGCGATCTGTTGGAAGCCCTGAGGGCTCTGTTCCCAGATCAGCCACTTTTCTCTTCTCTGGATATGCATACAACCTATTCAAAGAGAATGCATCGTCATGCAGATGGTTTTGTCGGGTATAAATGCGCTCCTCATACCGATTGTTTTGAGACTGGTGCTCATGCCGCCCGAATGACCATAGCTGCTCTGGAAAGGGGAGTCAATCCAGTTTCCGCTTGGGTCAGGATTCCTTTTCTCGTAGCAGGAGAGAAGTCTGAAACGACAACTGAGCCTATGAAAACTCTCATTTCAGCTCTGCGGGACTGTGAAAAACAAAAGGGAATTCTGGCAGCTAGCTACCTGATGGGGTTTCCCTGGGCTGATACTCCGGAAAGCGGTGTTTCTGTACTTGTTGTAACCGACAACGATCAGAATCTTGCGGCTACTGAAGCTGTTCGCTTAGCTAAGCTTTTCTGGGCCCGCCGGGCCGACTTTAGTTTTCACACAGAAACATATCCAGAAAAAGAAGCTTTGGATGCTGTATTCAATGCTGTGGCCACAGGACCTACTCCTATTTATCTTTCTGATTCAGGAGATAATCCTACAGCAGGATCTTCCGGAGACTGTACAGGTCTTTTGAAGCTTCTTCTAGACGATGTTAGAACAGACCAGCTGTCCCATCCAGTCATTTATGGTGGTATATATGACCCTCAAGCGGTGCAGAATTGTAAAGGTAAAATAGGTATGGGTGTGGACCTTAAACTGGGTGCAGCCTTTGATAGTAGAACAACTTCTCCTCTTCATCTCAAGGGTACTGTTAAATCTTTCTTTACCGGGTGGGGGGTCTATAAGAGTGACCTGGTTTTATACTCTGTGTCAGGGGTAGATATAGTCATCACATCTAAGCATATTGGGTTTGTTGATCCCCAGATGTTCCGGGATCTTGGTGTGGAGCCTTCTACTGCAGAAATCGTTGTTTGCAAGCTAGGCTATTTAACGGCTCCTCAGAGAGCTGTAGCAAAAAAATCTATTATGGCTTTATCCAAGGGAAGCAGTAATGAAGATTTAAGAACTCTTCCTTTTAAACAAATTCAACGGCCTCTCTACCCCCTGGATCTTGGTTTTGAATACAATCCTTCAGAGTTTCTTATCGTAGAATAA
- a CDS encoding Hsp20/alpha crystallin family protein codes for MTNLAIRRNPVYTVNPWKEMERIFNTAISTDTEPRKPLVHVENEESRVVLTVELPGFASEDLDIQVNENLLTIKALQKGKKKKDEEITIFERSFVLPEDLNRESIKAEMKNGLLTLELLRKEKPAPLAIKVKG; via the coding sequence ATGACTAATTTAGCAATAAGAAGAAACCCTGTGTATACAGTAAACCCCTGGAAAGAGATGGAAAGAATATTCAATACAGCAATATCTACAGATACAGAACCACGAAAACCGCTTGTGCATGTTGAAAATGAAGAATCCCGTGTTGTTCTCACCGTAGAGCTACCCGGATTTGCCTCTGAAGACCTTGATATTCAAGTGAATGAAAACCTGTTGACCATCAAGGCCCTGCAAAAGGGGAAAAAGAAAAAAGATGAGGAAATTACGATATTTGAAAGAAGTTTTGTCCTACCTGAAGATCTGAACAGGGAGTCTATAAAGGCCGAGATGAAAAACGGACTGTTGACTCTGGAACTTCTCCGCAAGGAGAAACCTGCTCCTCTGGCAATCAAAGTCAAAGGTTAA